A section of the Callithrix jacchus isolate 240 chromosome 14, calJac240_pri, whole genome shotgun sequence genome encodes:
- the ADGRF3 gene encoding adhesion G-protein coupled receptor F3 isoform X2, with the protein MVCSAAPLLLLALPLVGSPVVQASQPGQSQAGGKSGSGPLLDQESEAEESVLVSVYVHLDFSDKTWPPAVSRTLDLPAASASSAPRPLLTGLRLTTECHVNHEGYFYCACLSGYQWNTSICLHHPPCQSPHNHQPCGCLIFSHPEPGYCQLLPPVPGILSLNSQLQMPGDTLSLTLLLSQEATDLSWFLRHPRSPSPILLQPGTQVSVTSSQGQAALSITNMSSHWAGEYMSCFEAQGFRWSLHKVVKVTLKATDVARLPVRLSISCATSPGFQLSCCIPSTNLVYTVAWSPGEGSRAFSFNESGSECFVLAVQRCPAADTTYTCDLQSPGLAPLRVPIYITIIQDGDITCPEDFSVLTWNVTKAGHVAQAPCPESKRGTVRRLCRADGVWGPINSSCTDTRLLALFARAKLLQAGQGRPAEEVPQILAQLPGQAAEASSPSDLLILLSTMKYLANVVAKARIQLDRSVLKNLLITTDKVLDMDTGSLWTLAQARKPWAGSTLLLAVETLVCSLRPQDQPFAFSLPNVLLQSQLFGPTFPADYSISFSTQPPLQAQIPGHSLAPLVRNGTEISITSLVLRKLDHLLPSNYGQGLGDSLYATPGLVLVISIMAGDRAFSQGEVIMNFGNTDGSPHCVFWDHSLFQGKGGWSKEGCQAQAASASPTARCLCQHFTAFSVLMSPHAAPEEPALALLTQVGLGASILALLMCLGVYRLVWRVVVRNKVAYFRHAALLNMVLCLLAADTCFLGAPLLPPGPRSPLCLAAAFLCHFLYLATFFWMLAQALVLAHQLLFVFHQLPKHRVLPLMVLLGYLCPLGFAGVTLGLYLPQGQYLREGECWLDGKGGAFYTFVGPVLAIVGVNGLVLAMALLKLLRPSLSEGPPAEKRQALLGVIKALLILTPIFGLTWGLGLATLLEEVSTIPHYIFTILNTFQGVFILLFGCLMDRKVQEALRKRFCHAQAPNTTISLL; encoded by the exons ATGGTCTGTTCAGCTGCCCCGCTGCTGCTCCTGGCTCTTCCCCTGGTGGGGTCACCAGTTGTCCAAGCATCCCAACCC GGACAGAGTCAGGCTGGAGGCAAATCTGGATCTGGGCCGCTCCTGGACCAAGAGAGTgaagcagagg AATCAGTGCTGGTCTCCGTCTATGTACATCTGGACTTTTCAGATAAGACCTGGCCCCCTGCGGTCTCCAGGACCCTGGATCtccctgctgcctcagcttcctctgcTCCAAGGCCTCTTCTCACTGGCCTCAGACTCACAACAG AGTGTCATGTCAACCATGAGGGGTATTTCTATTGTGCTTGCCTCTCTGGGTACCAGTGGAACACCAGCATCTGCCTCCATCACCCTCCCTGTCAAAGCCCCCACAACCACCAGCCCTGTGGCTGCCTTATCTTCAGCCATCCCGAACCTGGGTACTGCCAGCTGCTGCCACCTG TCCCCGGGATCCTGAGCCTGAACTCCCAGCTGCAGATGCCTGGCGACACGCTGAGTCTGACTCTCCTTCTGAGCCAGGAGGCCACTGACCTGAGCTGGTTCCTGAGGCACCCAAGGAGCCCCAGCCCTATCCTTCTGCAGCCAGGGACACAGGTTTCTGTGACTTCCAGCCAGGGCCAGGCTGCCCTCAGCATCACAAACATGTCCAGTCACTGGGCAG GTGAGTACATGAGCTGCTTCGAGGCCCAGGGCTTCAGGTGGAGCCTGCACAAGGTGGTGAAGGTGACTTTGAAGGCGACAGATGTGGCTCGACTTCCAGTCCGGCTGTCCATCTCCTGTGCCACCTCCCCTGGCTTCCAGCTGAGCTGCTGCATCCCCAGCACAAACCTGGTCTACACTGTGGCCTGGAGCCCCGGAGAGGGCAGCAGAG CCTTCTCCTTCAATGAGTCGGGCTCTGAGTGCTTTGTGCTGGCTGTTCAGCGCTGCCCGGCAGCCGACACCACGTATACTTGTGACCTGCAGAGTCCAGGCCTGGCTCCACTCAGGGTCCCCATCTACATCACCATCATCCAGG ATGGAGACATCACCTGCCCTGAGGACTTCTCGGTGCTTACCTGGAATGTCACCAAAGCTGGCCACGTGGCACAGGCACCATGTCCTGAGAGCAAGAGGGGCACAGTGAGGCGGCTCTGCAGGGCTGATGGAGTCTGGGGGCCCATTAACAGCAGCTGCACAGATACGAGGCTCCTGGCCCTGTTCGCTAGAGCCAAG CTGCTGCAGGCAGGCCAGGGCAGGCCTGCTGAGGAGGTGCCACAGATCTTGGCACAGCTGCCAGGGCAAGCGGCAGAGGCAAGTTCACCCTCTGACTTACTGATCCTGTTGAGCACCATGAAATACCTAGCCAACGTGGTGGCAAAGGCCAGAATACAGCTTGACCGCAGTGTCCTGAAG AATCTCCTGATTACCACAGACAAGGTCCTAGATATGGATACCGGTTCTCTGTGGACCCTGGCCCAAGCCCGGAAGCCCTGGGCAGGCTCAACTCTCCTGCTGGCGGTGGAGACCCTGGTGTGCAGCCTGCGTCCGCAGGACCAGCCCTTCGCCTTCAGCTTGCCCAATGTGCTGCTGCAGAGCCAGCTGTTCGGACCCACATTTCCTGCTGACTACAGCATCTCCTTCTCTACTCAGCCCCCGCTACAGGCACAGATTCCCGGGCACTCCCTGGCCCCACTGGTCCGTAACGGAACGGAAATAAGTATTACTAGCCTGGTGCTGCGAAAGCTGGACCACCTTCTGCCCTCAAACTATGGACAAGGGCTGGGGGATTCCCTCTATGCCACTCCCGGCCTGGTCCTTGTCATTTCCATCATGGCAGGTGACAGGGCCTTCAGCCAGGGAGAGGTCATCATGAACTTTGGGAACACAGAtggttcccctcactgtgtcttcTGGGATCACAGTCTCTTCCAGGGCAAGGGGGGTTGGTCCAAAGAAGGATGCCAGGCACAGGCGGCCAGTGCCAGCCCCACTGCTCGGTGCCTCTGCCAGCACTTCACTGCCTTCTCCGTCCTCATGTCCCCCCATGCTGCTCCGGAAGAACCTGCCCTGGCGCTGTTGACTCAGGTGGGCTTGGGGGCTTCCATCCTGGCGCTGCTCATGTGCCTGGGTGTGTACCGGCTGGTGTGGAGAGTCGTGGTGCGGAACAAAGTCGCCTATTTCCGCCACGCTGCCCTGCTCAACATGGTGCTCTGCTTGCTGGCTGCCGACACCTGCTTCCTGGGCGCccccctgctgcctcctgggccccGCAGCCCACTCTGCCTTGCTGCCGCCTTCCTCTGTCATTTCCTCTACCTGGCCACCTTTTTCTGGATGCTGGCACAGGCCCTGGTGTTGGCCCACCAGCTGCTCTTTGTCTTCCACCAGCTGCCCAAGCACCGAGTTCTCCCGCTGATGGTGCTCCTGGGCTACCTGTGCCCACTGGGGTTTGCGGGTGTCACCCTGGGGCTCTACCTCCCTCAAGGGCAGTACCTGAGGGAGGGGGAATGCTGGCTGGATGGGAAGGGAGGAGCGTTCTACACCTTCGTGGGGCCAGTGCTGGCCATCGTAGGCGTGAATGGACTGGTACTAGCCATGgccttgctgaagttgctgagACCTTCGCTGTCAGAGGGACCCCCAGCGGAGAAGCGCCAAGCCCTGCTGGGGGTGATCAAAGCCCTGCTCATTCTCACACCCATCTTTGGCCTTACTTGGGGGCTGGGCCTGGCCACTCTGTTAGAGGAAGTCTCCACGATCCCTCATTACATCTTCACCATTCTCAACACTTTCCAG GGTGTCTTCATCCTATTGTTTGGTTGCCTCATGGACAGGAAG GTACAAGAAGCTTTGCGCAAACGCTTCTGCCACGCCCAAGCCCCCAACACCACCATCTCCCTG TTATGA
- the ADGRF3 gene encoding adhesion G-protein coupled receptor F3 isoform X1, which produces MVCSAAPLLLLALPLVGSPVVQASQPGQSQAGGKSGSGPLLDQESEAEESVLVSVYVHLDFSDKTWPPAVSRTLDLPAASASSAPRPLLTGLRLTTECHVNHEGYFYCACLSGYQWNTSICLHHPPCQSPHNHQPCGCLIFSHPEPGYCQLLPPVPGILSLNSQLQMPGDTLSLTLLLSQEATDLSWFLRHPRSPSPILLQPGTQVSVTSSQGQAALSITNMSSHWAGEYMSCFEAQGFRWSLHKVVKVTLKATDVARLPVRLSISCATSPGFQLSCCIPSTNLVYTVAWSPGEGSRAFSFNESGSECFVLAVQRCPAADTTYTCDLQSPGLAPLRVPIYITIIQDGDITCPEDFSVLTWNVTKAGHVAQAPCPESKRGTVRRLCRADGVWGPINSSCTDTRLLALFARAKLLQAGQGRPAEEVPQILAQLPGQAAEASSPSDLLILLSTMKYLANVVAKARIQLDRSVLKNLLITTDKVLDMDTGSLWTLAQARKPWAGSTLLLAVETLVCSLRPQDQPFAFSLPNVLLQSQLFGPTFPADYSISFSTQPPLQAQIPGHSLAPLVRNGTEISITSLVLRKLDHLLPSNYGQGLGDSLYATPGLVLVISIMAGDRAFSQGEVIMNFGNTDGSPHCVFWDHSLFQGKGGWSKEGCQAQAASASPTARCLCQHFTAFSVLMSPHAAPEEPALALLTQVGLGASILALLMCLGVYRLVWRVVVRNKVAYFRHAALLNMVLCLLAADTCFLGAPLLPPGPRSPLCLAAAFLCHFLYLATFFWMLAQALVLAHQLLFVFHQLPKHRVLPLMVLLGYLCPLGFAGVTLGLYLPQGQYLREGECWLDGKGGAFYTFVGPVLAIVGVNGLVLAMALLKLLRPSLSEGPPAEKRQALLGVIKALLILTPIFGLTWGLGLATLLEEVSTIPHYIFTILNTFQGVFILLFGCLMDRKVQEALRKRFCHAQAPNTTISLATNESYILEHSKGGSDTASYEERTTN; this is translated from the exons ATGGTCTGTTCAGCTGCCCCGCTGCTGCTCCTGGCTCTTCCCCTGGTGGGGTCACCAGTTGTCCAAGCATCCCAACCC GGACAGAGTCAGGCTGGAGGCAAATCTGGATCTGGGCCGCTCCTGGACCAAGAGAGTgaagcagagg AATCAGTGCTGGTCTCCGTCTATGTACATCTGGACTTTTCAGATAAGACCTGGCCCCCTGCGGTCTCCAGGACCCTGGATCtccctgctgcctcagcttcctctgcTCCAAGGCCTCTTCTCACTGGCCTCAGACTCACAACAG AGTGTCATGTCAACCATGAGGGGTATTTCTATTGTGCTTGCCTCTCTGGGTACCAGTGGAACACCAGCATCTGCCTCCATCACCCTCCCTGTCAAAGCCCCCACAACCACCAGCCCTGTGGCTGCCTTATCTTCAGCCATCCCGAACCTGGGTACTGCCAGCTGCTGCCACCTG TCCCCGGGATCCTGAGCCTGAACTCCCAGCTGCAGATGCCTGGCGACACGCTGAGTCTGACTCTCCTTCTGAGCCAGGAGGCCACTGACCTGAGCTGGTTCCTGAGGCACCCAAGGAGCCCCAGCCCTATCCTTCTGCAGCCAGGGACACAGGTTTCTGTGACTTCCAGCCAGGGCCAGGCTGCCCTCAGCATCACAAACATGTCCAGTCACTGGGCAG GTGAGTACATGAGCTGCTTCGAGGCCCAGGGCTTCAGGTGGAGCCTGCACAAGGTGGTGAAGGTGACTTTGAAGGCGACAGATGTGGCTCGACTTCCAGTCCGGCTGTCCATCTCCTGTGCCACCTCCCCTGGCTTCCAGCTGAGCTGCTGCATCCCCAGCACAAACCTGGTCTACACTGTGGCCTGGAGCCCCGGAGAGGGCAGCAGAG CCTTCTCCTTCAATGAGTCGGGCTCTGAGTGCTTTGTGCTGGCTGTTCAGCGCTGCCCGGCAGCCGACACCACGTATACTTGTGACCTGCAGAGTCCAGGCCTGGCTCCACTCAGGGTCCCCATCTACATCACCATCATCCAGG ATGGAGACATCACCTGCCCTGAGGACTTCTCGGTGCTTACCTGGAATGTCACCAAAGCTGGCCACGTGGCACAGGCACCATGTCCTGAGAGCAAGAGGGGCACAGTGAGGCGGCTCTGCAGGGCTGATGGAGTCTGGGGGCCCATTAACAGCAGCTGCACAGATACGAGGCTCCTGGCCCTGTTCGCTAGAGCCAAG CTGCTGCAGGCAGGCCAGGGCAGGCCTGCTGAGGAGGTGCCACAGATCTTGGCACAGCTGCCAGGGCAAGCGGCAGAGGCAAGTTCACCCTCTGACTTACTGATCCTGTTGAGCACCATGAAATACCTAGCCAACGTGGTGGCAAAGGCCAGAATACAGCTTGACCGCAGTGTCCTGAAG AATCTCCTGATTACCACAGACAAGGTCCTAGATATGGATACCGGTTCTCTGTGGACCCTGGCCCAAGCCCGGAAGCCCTGGGCAGGCTCAACTCTCCTGCTGGCGGTGGAGACCCTGGTGTGCAGCCTGCGTCCGCAGGACCAGCCCTTCGCCTTCAGCTTGCCCAATGTGCTGCTGCAGAGCCAGCTGTTCGGACCCACATTTCCTGCTGACTACAGCATCTCCTTCTCTACTCAGCCCCCGCTACAGGCACAGATTCCCGGGCACTCCCTGGCCCCACTGGTCCGTAACGGAACGGAAATAAGTATTACTAGCCTGGTGCTGCGAAAGCTGGACCACCTTCTGCCCTCAAACTATGGACAAGGGCTGGGGGATTCCCTCTATGCCACTCCCGGCCTGGTCCTTGTCATTTCCATCATGGCAGGTGACAGGGCCTTCAGCCAGGGAGAGGTCATCATGAACTTTGGGAACACAGAtggttcccctcactgtgtcttcTGGGATCACAGTCTCTTCCAGGGCAAGGGGGGTTGGTCCAAAGAAGGATGCCAGGCACAGGCGGCCAGTGCCAGCCCCACTGCTCGGTGCCTCTGCCAGCACTTCACTGCCTTCTCCGTCCTCATGTCCCCCCATGCTGCTCCGGAAGAACCTGCCCTGGCGCTGTTGACTCAGGTGGGCTTGGGGGCTTCCATCCTGGCGCTGCTCATGTGCCTGGGTGTGTACCGGCTGGTGTGGAGAGTCGTGGTGCGGAACAAAGTCGCCTATTTCCGCCACGCTGCCCTGCTCAACATGGTGCTCTGCTTGCTGGCTGCCGACACCTGCTTCCTGGGCGCccccctgctgcctcctgggccccGCAGCCCACTCTGCCTTGCTGCCGCCTTCCTCTGTCATTTCCTCTACCTGGCCACCTTTTTCTGGATGCTGGCACAGGCCCTGGTGTTGGCCCACCAGCTGCTCTTTGTCTTCCACCAGCTGCCCAAGCACCGAGTTCTCCCGCTGATGGTGCTCCTGGGCTACCTGTGCCCACTGGGGTTTGCGGGTGTCACCCTGGGGCTCTACCTCCCTCAAGGGCAGTACCTGAGGGAGGGGGAATGCTGGCTGGATGGGAAGGGAGGAGCGTTCTACACCTTCGTGGGGCCAGTGCTGGCCATCGTAGGCGTGAATGGACTGGTACTAGCCATGgccttgctgaagttgctgagACCTTCGCTGTCAGAGGGACCCCCAGCGGAGAAGCGCCAAGCCCTGCTGGGGGTGATCAAAGCCCTGCTCATTCTCACACCCATCTTTGGCCTTACTTGGGGGCTGGGCCTGGCCACTCTGTTAGAGGAAGTCTCCACGATCCCTCATTACATCTTCACCATTCTCAACACTTTCCAG GGTGTCTTCATCCTATTGTTTGGTTGCCTCATGGACAGGAAG GTACAAGAAGCTTTGCGCAAACGCTTCTGCCACGCCCAAGCCCCCAACACCACCATCTCCCTG GCCACAAATGAAAGCTATATCTTGGAACACAGTAAAGGCGGAAGTGACACTGCCAG TTATGAAGAAAGGACGACTAATTGA
- the ADGRF3 gene encoding adhesion G-protein coupled receptor F3 isoform X3: protein MVCSAAPLLLLALPLVGSPVVQASQPGQSQAGGKSGSGPLLDQESEAEESVLVSVYVHLDFSDKTWPPAVSRTLDLPAASASSAPRPLLTGLRLTTECHVNHEGYFYCACLSGYQWNTSICLHHPPCQSPHNHQPCGCLIFSHPEPGYCQLLPPVPGILSLNSQLQMPGDTLSLTLLLSQEATDLSWFLRHPRSPSPILLQPGTQVSVTSSQGQAALSITNMSSHWAGEYMSCFEAQGFRWSLHKVVKVTLKATDVARLPVRLSISCATSPGFQLSCCIPSTNLVYTVAWSPGEGSRDGDITCPEDFSVLTWNVTKAGHVAQAPCPESKRGTVRRLCRADGVWGPINSSCTDTRLLALFARAKLLQAGQGRPAEEVPQILAQLPGQAAEASSPSDLLILLSTMKYLANVVAKARIQLDRSVLKNLLITTDKVLDMDTGSLWTLAQARKPWAGSTLLLAVETLVCSLRPQDQPFAFSLPNVLLQSQLFGPTFPADYSISFSTQPPLQAQIPGHSLAPLVRNGTEISITSLVLRKLDHLLPSNYGQGLGDSLYATPGLVLVISIMAGDRAFSQGEVIMNFGNTDGSPHCVFWDHSLFQGKGGWSKEGCQAQAASASPTARCLCQHFTAFSVLMSPHAAPEEPALALLTQVGLGASILALLMCLGVYRLVWRVVVRNKVAYFRHAALLNMVLCLLAADTCFLGAPLLPPGPRSPLCLAAAFLCHFLYLATFFWMLAQALVLAHQLLFVFHQLPKHRVLPLMVLLGYLCPLGFAGVTLGLYLPQGQYLREGECWLDGKGGAFYTFVGPVLAIVGVNGLVLAMALLKLLRPSLSEGPPAEKRQALLGVIKALLILTPIFGLTWGLGLATLLEEVSTIPHYIFTILNTFQGVFILLFGCLMDRKVQEALRKRFCHAQAPNTTISLATNESYILEHSKGGSDTASYEERTTN from the exons ATGGTCTGTTCAGCTGCCCCGCTGCTGCTCCTGGCTCTTCCCCTGGTGGGGTCACCAGTTGTCCAAGCATCCCAACCC GGACAGAGTCAGGCTGGAGGCAAATCTGGATCTGGGCCGCTCCTGGACCAAGAGAGTgaagcagagg AATCAGTGCTGGTCTCCGTCTATGTACATCTGGACTTTTCAGATAAGACCTGGCCCCCTGCGGTCTCCAGGACCCTGGATCtccctgctgcctcagcttcctctgcTCCAAGGCCTCTTCTCACTGGCCTCAGACTCACAACAG AGTGTCATGTCAACCATGAGGGGTATTTCTATTGTGCTTGCCTCTCTGGGTACCAGTGGAACACCAGCATCTGCCTCCATCACCCTCCCTGTCAAAGCCCCCACAACCACCAGCCCTGTGGCTGCCTTATCTTCAGCCATCCCGAACCTGGGTACTGCCAGCTGCTGCCACCTG TCCCCGGGATCCTGAGCCTGAACTCCCAGCTGCAGATGCCTGGCGACACGCTGAGTCTGACTCTCCTTCTGAGCCAGGAGGCCACTGACCTGAGCTGGTTCCTGAGGCACCCAAGGAGCCCCAGCCCTATCCTTCTGCAGCCAGGGACACAGGTTTCTGTGACTTCCAGCCAGGGCCAGGCTGCCCTCAGCATCACAAACATGTCCAGTCACTGGGCAG GTGAGTACATGAGCTGCTTCGAGGCCCAGGGCTTCAGGTGGAGCCTGCACAAGGTGGTGAAGGTGACTTTGAAGGCGACAGATGTGGCTCGACTTCCAGTCCGGCTGTCCATCTCCTGTGCCACCTCCCCTGGCTTCCAGCTGAGCTGCTGCATCCCCAGCACAAACCTGGTCTACACTGTGGCCTGGAGCCCCGGAGAGGGCAGCAGAG ATGGAGACATCACCTGCCCTGAGGACTTCTCGGTGCTTACCTGGAATGTCACCAAAGCTGGCCACGTGGCACAGGCACCATGTCCTGAGAGCAAGAGGGGCACAGTGAGGCGGCTCTGCAGGGCTGATGGAGTCTGGGGGCCCATTAACAGCAGCTGCACAGATACGAGGCTCCTGGCCCTGTTCGCTAGAGCCAAG CTGCTGCAGGCAGGCCAGGGCAGGCCTGCTGAGGAGGTGCCACAGATCTTGGCACAGCTGCCAGGGCAAGCGGCAGAGGCAAGTTCACCCTCTGACTTACTGATCCTGTTGAGCACCATGAAATACCTAGCCAACGTGGTGGCAAAGGCCAGAATACAGCTTGACCGCAGTGTCCTGAAG AATCTCCTGATTACCACAGACAAGGTCCTAGATATGGATACCGGTTCTCTGTGGACCCTGGCCCAAGCCCGGAAGCCCTGGGCAGGCTCAACTCTCCTGCTGGCGGTGGAGACCCTGGTGTGCAGCCTGCGTCCGCAGGACCAGCCCTTCGCCTTCAGCTTGCCCAATGTGCTGCTGCAGAGCCAGCTGTTCGGACCCACATTTCCTGCTGACTACAGCATCTCCTTCTCTACTCAGCCCCCGCTACAGGCACAGATTCCCGGGCACTCCCTGGCCCCACTGGTCCGTAACGGAACGGAAATAAGTATTACTAGCCTGGTGCTGCGAAAGCTGGACCACCTTCTGCCCTCAAACTATGGACAAGGGCTGGGGGATTCCCTCTATGCCACTCCCGGCCTGGTCCTTGTCATTTCCATCATGGCAGGTGACAGGGCCTTCAGCCAGGGAGAGGTCATCATGAACTTTGGGAACACAGAtggttcccctcactgtgtcttcTGGGATCACAGTCTCTTCCAGGGCAAGGGGGGTTGGTCCAAAGAAGGATGCCAGGCACAGGCGGCCAGTGCCAGCCCCACTGCTCGGTGCCTCTGCCAGCACTTCACTGCCTTCTCCGTCCTCATGTCCCCCCATGCTGCTCCGGAAGAACCTGCCCTGGCGCTGTTGACTCAGGTGGGCTTGGGGGCTTCCATCCTGGCGCTGCTCATGTGCCTGGGTGTGTACCGGCTGGTGTGGAGAGTCGTGGTGCGGAACAAAGTCGCCTATTTCCGCCACGCTGCCCTGCTCAACATGGTGCTCTGCTTGCTGGCTGCCGACACCTGCTTCCTGGGCGCccccctgctgcctcctgggccccGCAGCCCACTCTGCCTTGCTGCCGCCTTCCTCTGTCATTTCCTCTACCTGGCCACCTTTTTCTGGATGCTGGCACAGGCCCTGGTGTTGGCCCACCAGCTGCTCTTTGTCTTCCACCAGCTGCCCAAGCACCGAGTTCTCCCGCTGATGGTGCTCCTGGGCTACCTGTGCCCACTGGGGTTTGCGGGTGTCACCCTGGGGCTCTACCTCCCTCAAGGGCAGTACCTGAGGGAGGGGGAATGCTGGCTGGATGGGAAGGGAGGAGCGTTCTACACCTTCGTGGGGCCAGTGCTGGCCATCGTAGGCGTGAATGGACTGGTACTAGCCATGgccttgctgaagttgctgagACCTTCGCTGTCAGAGGGACCCCCAGCGGAGAAGCGCCAAGCCCTGCTGGGGGTGATCAAAGCCCTGCTCATTCTCACACCCATCTTTGGCCTTACTTGGGGGCTGGGCCTGGCCACTCTGTTAGAGGAAGTCTCCACGATCCCTCATTACATCTTCACCATTCTCAACACTTTCCAG GGTGTCTTCATCCTATTGTTTGGTTGCCTCATGGACAGGAAG GTACAAGAAGCTTTGCGCAAACGCTTCTGCCACGCCCAAGCCCCCAACACCACCATCTCCCTG GCCACAAATGAAAGCTATATCTTGGAACACAGTAAAGGCGGAAGTGACACTGCCAG TTATGAAGAAAGGACGACTAATTGA